Proteins encoded within one genomic window of Hevea brasiliensis isolate MT/VB/25A 57/8 chromosome 8, ASM3005281v1, whole genome shotgun sequence:
- the LOC110651949 gene encoding FAM10 family protein At4g22670 isoform X2, with amino-acid sequence MKLFIEQCKSNPSILSDPSSPSSATTSRVLVLSSLPFLTITQAPNRYCADEDIEDKDGPQREPKEEEKVQDELIESSIEIEGETVEPHNDPPQMMGDPKPWRPSLKELE; translated from the exons ATGAAGCTTTTCATCGAACAATGCAAATCCAATCCCTCCATTCTTAGTGATCCTTCCTCTCCTTCTTCCGCGACTACATCAAGAG TCTTGGTGCTAAGCTCTCTCCCTTTTCTTACAATCACGCAGGCTCCAAATCG CTATTGCGCGGATGAGGACATTGAGGATAAGGATGGACCACAAAGAGAGCCCAAAGAGGAAGAAAAGGTGCAGGACGAGCTAATCGAATCGAGCATTGAGATTGAGGGCGAGACTGTTGAGCCTCATAATGATCCTCCTCAGATG ATGGGTGACCCAAAGCCATGGAGGCCATCTCTGAAGGAATTAGAATGA
- the LOC110651948 gene encoding putative FBD-associated F-box protein At1g78730, with protein MDKRIEAVDYISELPEHILHHILSFLPIKQITRTSALSKTWFQVWKTSPILEFNFYALFSGNRDRYYCQDFEIRERNIQELYNFVEQILLSRCKHMDNLIKFTLVVTFIYERPEMVSTMDKWIGYALKSNVKHLKIQVGPSNDDETYKYCVPQIVLNAISIQVLDLSHCKLHLPFIGNMKLPFLKKLSLRVVFADDDVISKLIAGFPLIEYMSFITCYGIKSLQIFDLVNLIQFCAKDIVHFERLKMETPNLHSFTLQGPTWPSVLKLASLKNLKSLHIFNAPITDKWLYEQLNKFPHIECLSLADCPMLESIKISSSSLHKLRIDSCGNMAKLHIDIRNLYVFSYYSDIISFSSNNLTLPKVNLYIKSNNMDNSWYTRLIRLLDEFNQCFKMVTLESDTGENYIIPCELRKLTPPPSHNMKELKLSMNTNHHRQIAKLVDAMLWISPHLESLHIINFNVQSSFKFSYQKQIYEECICYKSTPISCWKNCIKQVKIKQNFPAVTRREDECFMQVREREERNFAFSQDIWEKISDFC; from the exons ATGGACAAACGCATAGAAGCAGTCGATTATATATCAGAATTGCCAGAACATATATTGCATCATATCTTGTCCTTTCTTCCTATCAAACAAATCACTCGAACCAGTGCATTATCAAAGACATGGTTTCAAGTGTGGAAAACCTCTCCGATTTTAGAATTCAATTTTTATGCACTCTTTAGCGGAAATCGAGATCGTTACTATTGTCAAGACTTTGAGATCAGGGAAAGGAACATACAAGAGTTATATAACTTTGTTGAACAAATTTTGTTAAGCCGATGCAAGCATATGGATAATTTGATAAAGTTTACACTTGTTGTGACTTTTATTTATGAGAGACCAGAAATGGTTTCCACTATGGACAAATGGATTGGCTACGCCCTGAAGAGTAATGTTAAACACCTGAAGATTCAAGTTGGTCCAAGCAACGATGATGAAACTTATAAGTACTGCGTGCCTCAAATAGTTCTCAATGCAATTTCAATACAGGTTTTAGATTTGAGCCACTGCAAGTTGCATCTGCCATTTATCGGTAACATGAAATTACCTTTCTTGAAAAAGTTGTCTCTTAGAGTTGTTTTTGCAGATGATGATGTAATTAGCAAACTTATTGCTGGGTTTCCTCTAATTGAATATATGAGTTTCATTACCTGCTATGGTATCAAGTCTCTACAGATATTTGATCTTGTTAATCTCATCCAATTCTGTGCAAAAGATATTGTTCATTTTGAGCGACTTAAGATGGAAACACCAAATCTTCACTCATTCACTCTGCAAGGTCCCACTTGGCCTTCTGTATTAAAGCTGGCTTCCTTGAAAAATTTGAAGAGCCTACATATATTTAATGCTCCCATAACTGATAAATGGTTGTATGAGCAACTGAATAAATTTCCTCACATAGAATGCTTGAGCTTGGCTGACTGCCCTATGCTGGAGAGTATTAAGATTTCTAGTTCTAGTCTTCACAAATTGCGCATAGATTCTTGTGGAAATATGGCTAAACTTCATATTGATATACGTAATCTATATGTCTTCTCTTATTACAGTGATataatttcattttcttcaaaCAATTTGACCTTACCCAAGGTTAATTTGTATATCAAATCCAATAATATGGACAATTCCTGGTATACTAGATTGATTAGATTACTTGACGAGTTCAATCAATGTTTCAAGATGGTGACTTTGGAAAGTGATACGGGTGAG AATTATATTATTCCTTGCGAATTGAGAAAACTCACACCACCCCCATCGCATAACATGAAAGAATTGAAACTTTCAATGAATACTAATCACCATCGTCAAATTGCAAAACTTGTGGATGCTATGCTTTGGATTTCTCCACATCTAGAAAGTCTACACATAATTAATTTCAACGTACAATCTTCTTTTAAG TTCTCCTATCAGAAGCAAATTTATGAAGAGTGTATTTGTTACAAGTCTACTCCCATATCCTGCTGGAAAAATTGCATAAAGCaagtaaaaataaaacaaaattttcctGCCGTCACAAGGCGTGAAGATGAATGCTTCATGCAAGTTCGTGAACGTGAAGAAAGGAATTTTGCTTTTAGCCAAGACATCTGGGAAAAAATTAGTGATTTCTGTTAA
- the LOC110651949 gene encoding FAM10 family protein At4g22670 isoform X1 encodes MKLFIEQCKSNPSILSDPSSPSSATTSRVLVLSSLPFLTITQAPNRYCADEDIEDKDGPQREPKEEEKVQDELIESSIEIEGETVEPHNDPPQMVLLVNFILCAFDFILFMEPDNYLHMFSPLLWHMGMSVCRWVTQSHGGHL; translated from the exons ATGAAGCTTTTCATCGAACAATGCAAATCCAATCCCTCCATTCTTAGTGATCCTTCCTCTCCTTCTTCCGCGACTACATCAAGAG TCTTGGTGCTAAGCTCTCTCCCTTTTCTTACAATCACGCAGGCTCCAAATCG CTATTGCGCGGATGAGGACATTGAGGATAAGGATGGACCACAAAGAGAGCCCAAAGAGGAAGAAAAGGTGCAGGACGAGCTAATCGAATCGAGCATTGAGATTGAGGGCGAGACTGTTGAGCCTCATAATGATCCTCCTCAGATGGTATTGTTGGTGAATTTCATCCTTTGTGCGTTTGACTTTATTTTATTCATGGAACCTGATAATTATTTGCATATGTTTTCCCCCCTTCTATGGCATATGGGAATGTCTGTTTGCAGATGGGTGACCCAAAGCCATGGAGGCCATCTCTGA